From Pseudobdellovibrio exovorus JSS, a single genomic window includes:
- a CDS encoding chemotaxis protein CheW: MSFSEQDLEEFKVEALELLDTAEKSLLALDQGADFKSSFDSIFRGFHNLKGAAGMMDLTHLQAHTHELESILMQFKEASALPKEHINFFLRGIDAAKSILDGNTISFDYAISGPANTVSLTATAPTPTLTAETTPASSQHQIPKEAIDEFMAEGEEILERISKVLSKIESGDFAKDNLDSLYRDVHSLKGTAYLFSFTSLGDLSHAMESSLEKVRSGTHLPSKPLLNGLFQCLNVADKLFKKTKSGISDSELVSEIPQVISVLNAAAEQLSSVNVAPVEVAPPTMAAPAAVKDSAETEAASSIRVPVALLDNLMTLMGEMVLVRNQVLQFSNKSEDLEFLSLSKRLNVVTSEIQGEMMKTRMQPIGNVLGKFTRVVRDLSQDLGKKIHLSLSGTETELDKSLLEAIKDPLTHIVRNSCDHGIETPDVRSATGKPEAGSIAIRAYHEGGQVIIDIQDDGKGLNQEVLVKKAIEKGILSTTEAAKLTEKQINNLIFAPGFSTAAKVTNVSGRGVGMDVVRTNIERIGGTIDLSSRFGAGTVIKIKIPLTLAIIPALTVRCGTGTFAIPQVKLEELVRVDQTSANRIEDLHGAPVLRLRGNILPLVDLNKVLKTGSETNYTDGIINVAILNAEQASFGLIIDQVYDTADIVVKPLNRLLKSLQAYSGATILGDGSVALILDVLGIAKIAQIGQEKTNTSELEDAKAKAAEDLQDYLLVKTNSATKHAIVLGYVHRIEEFKKQDVEYSGQQPVVRYGDSILPLISVNEAMGYPQSELEQETVPTVVIRRAGQLYGLQVDNILDTLSSTAELDLTHIKHSGIFGNLNTPEELIVVVDPFELIEHSFPESSIAKAPSAVTPAATATAPIIQAPIVSGQSRKILLAEDTVFFRKSIRSVLEKVGYEVVTAVDGQEALEFLNKNDAHFDLIISDIEMPRLNGFQLAQAVRQHPRFIKTPLLAVSSRADSKFIAEGKQAGFNLYLEKLKPDLLLNAINQLLTQESSAA; encoded by the coding sequence ATGTCTTTCTCTGAACAAGACCTTGAAGAGTTTAAAGTTGAAGCTTTAGAACTGCTAGACACAGCAGAAAAAAGTTTATTAGCTCTTGATCAGGGCGCTGATTTTAAATCTTCTTTTGACTCTATATTTCGTGGTTTCCATAACTTAAAAGGTGCTGCTGGTATGATGGATCTTACCCATCTACAAGCCCATACACATGAACTCGAAAGCATCTTAATGCAGTTCAAAGAAGCCTCTGCCTTACCTAAAGAGCATATCAATTTCTTTTTGCGTGGAATTGATGCAGCCAAGTCTATTCTGGACGGCAACACGATATCATTTGATTACGCTATCTCTGGTCCAGCAAACACAGTTTCATTAACGGCTACAGCACCTACGCCTACTTTAACAGCAGAAACCACACCGGCTTCATCACAACATCAAATTCCAAAAGAAGCGATAGATGAATTCATGGCTGAAGGTGAAGAAATTTTAGAAAGAATCTCGAAAGTACTTTCTAAAATTGAAAGTGGCGATTTTGCAAAAGACAACTTAGATAGCTTATATCGCGATGTTCACTCTTTAAAAGGTACAGCTTATCTTTTTTCTTTTACTTCTTTAGGCGATCTATCACACGCGATGGAATCCAGCTTAGAAAAGGTACGCAGTGGAACACACTTGCCTTCAAAGCCACTCTTAAATGGACTCTTCCAATGTTTGAATGTGGCCGACAAACTTTTTAAAAAAACTAAATCCGGCATTTCTGATAGTGAGCTTGTAAGTGAGATTCCACAGGTCATCAGTGTTCTAAATGCAGCCGCAGAACAACTCAGCTCGGTGAATGTGGCTCCTGTAGAGGTAGCTCCGCCGACTATGGCGGCTCCTGCTGCTGTGAAAGACTCTGCCGAAACAGAGGCTGCTAGCTCGATTCGCGTTCCCGTCGCTTTACTTGATAATTTGATGACCTTAATGGGCGAGATGGTTTTAGTGCGAAATCAAGTTCTGCAATTTTCTAATAAATCAGAAGATCTTGAATTTTTAAGTCTCAGTAAGCGCCTGAATGTTGTTACTAGCGAAATTCAAGGCGAAATGATGAAGACACGTATGCAACCTATCGGTAACGTTTTAGGTAAGTTCACGCGTGTCGTTCGTGATTTGTCTCAGGATCTAGGAAAGAAAATCCATCTGAGCCTTTCTGGAACTGAAACAGAGCTAGATAAGTCTTTACTTGAAGCTATTAAAGATCCATTGACTCATATTGTGCGCAATTCTTGCGATCATGGAATTGAAACTCCGGATGTACGATCTGCCACTGGAAAACCAGAAGCAGGAAGCATCGCTATTCGCGCCTATCATGAAGGCGGACAAGTGATCATCGACATCCAAGATGACGGCAAAGGTTTAAATCAAGAGGTCCTTGTTAAAAAGGCCATTGAAAAAGGTATCCTCAGCACCACTGAAGCTGCAAAATTAACAGAAAAACAAATCAATAACTTAATCTTTGCTCCGGGTTTTTCTACGGCAGCAAAAGTAACGAATGTTTCAGGACGCGGTGTCGGTATGGATGTGGTGCGCACCAACATCGAACGCATTGGTGGTACGATTGATCTGTCGTCACGCTTTGGTGCGGGCACTGTTATTAAGATTAAAATCCCTCTGACATTAGCTATTATTCCAGCTCTGACAGTTAGATGTGGAACAGGTACTTTTGCCATCCCACAAGTTAAATTGGAAGAGCTTGTCCGCGTTGATCAGACATCTGCAAATAGAATCGAAGATCTACATGGAGCGCCCGTTTTACGCCTGCGTGGAAACATCTTACCACTTGTCGACTTGAATAAGGTTTTAAAAACAGGCAGTGAAACCAATTACACCGATGGCATCATCAATGTCGCGATCCTCAATGCCGAACAAGCATCTTTTGGTCTTATTATAGATCAAGTGTATGATACAGCCGATATCGTGGTGAAGCCGCTGAATCGTCTTTTAAAATCTTTGCAGGCTTACTCTGGCGCCACCATTCTAGGTGATGGTTCTGTCGCTTTGATTCTTGATGTTTTGGGTATTGCTAAGATTGCTCAAATCGGACAAGAAAAAACAAACACATCAGAACTTGAAGATGCAAAAGCCAAAGCGGCAGAAGACTTACAAGACTATCTGTTAGTAAAAACAAATTCAGCAACAAAACACGCGATCGTGCTGGGCTATGTTCACCGCATCGAAGAGTTTAAGAAACAAGATGTTGAATACTCTGGCCAACAACCAGTTGTACGCTACGGAGACTCTATTCTACCTTTAATTTCAGTTAATGAAGCCATGGGCTATCCTCAATCTGAATTAGAACAAGAGACTGTACCAACAGTTGTTATCCGTCGTGCGGGTCAGCTTTATGGCCTGCAAGTGGATAATATCTTAGACACATTATCTTCAACAGCAGAACTAGATTTGACTCATATAAAACATTCTGGAATTTTTGGAAATCTAAACACTCCTGAAGAGCTTATTGTGGTTGTAGACCCGTTTGAGCTGATCGAACATTCATTTCCCGAAAGCTCTATTGCAAAAGCTCCCTCTGCGGTAACTCCTGCGGCAACGGCTACAGCCCCTATTATACAGGCTCCGATTGTCAGCGGACAATCGCGTAAGATTCTTTTGGCTGAAGACACTGTTTTCTTCCGAAAATCTATCCGCTCTGTTTTAGAAAAAGTGGGATATGAAGTTGTAACTGCTGTCGATGGACAAGAAGCTCTTGAGTTTTTGAATAAAAATGATGCTCATTTTGACTTAATCATTTCGGATATTGAAATGCCTCGTCTAAATGGATTCCAATTAGCACAGGCTGTTCGACAGCATCCACGTTTTATCAAAACACCTCTTTTAGCTGTAAGCTCACGCGCCGACTCAAAGTTTATTGCTGAAGGCAAACAAGCCGGTTTCAATCTTTACTTAGAAAAATTGAAACCAGATCTACTGCTCAATGCCATCAATCAACTTCTAACGCAAGAATCGAGTGCCGCATGA
- a CDS encoding chemotaxis protein CheW, producing the protein MSAAFQVKKQTTEQLTTFYVDGDLFGIEVMKVQEVAGRPNLFEVPLAPRFVKGLVNLRGQIATAIELREIYAKPEKQDQNQMSVICKIDGNLVSLIVDSIGDVVEVNSSDFEVVPDTIPPQVRRFIKGIYKMNGTLLSVLDLEALAKELSPANETTTNLNN; encoded by the coding sequence ATGAGTGCTGCATTTCAAGTAAAAAAACAGACGACAGAGCAGCTCACCACATTTTATGTCGATGGTGATTTGTTCGGCATTGAAGTTATGAAGGTTCAAGAAGTCGCAGGTCGCCCAAATCTTTTTGAAGTGCCTTTGGCTCCCCGTTTCGTTAAGGGCTTAGTCAATCTACGCGGTCAAATAGCGACAGCTATCGAACTTAGAGAAATTTATGCCAAACCAGAAAAGCAGGATCAAAACCAAATGTCTGTTATCTGTAAAATTGATGGAAATCTAGTTTCGCTTATTGTGGATTCTATTGGCGATGTGGTCGAAGTTAATAGTAGCGACTTTGAAGTCGTACCAGATACGATCCCGCCACAAGTCAGACGTTTTATAAAAGGTATTTATAAAATGAATGGAACCCTTTTAAGTGTGTTGGATTTAGAAGCCCTTGCCAAAGAGCTTTCACCTGCCAACGAAACCACAACAAATTTAAATAATTAA
- a CDS encoding DUF4442 domain-containing protein, whose translation MVQAINKGVTVQGESFKTWFFRHGMNLYPMFFCTGGKVLYIQKDWKCARVQLKFGLRTRNYVGTIFGGSQFSAVDPFHIVLLINIFKKKYVVWDKAAEIKFKKPGRGKLRTEVRYEDEEIKYIQQQAEEHGRYEFVKTVEWIDEEGDVVSTVSKTIYVATKEYFRQRQKEKSERKSVSDQNS comes from the coding sequence ATGGTTCAAGCCATAAATAAAGGAGTCACTGTGCAAGGTGAAAGTTTTAAAACATGGTTTTTTAGGCATGGAATGAATTTGTATCCGATGTTTTTTTGCACGGGCGGAAAAGTTCTTTATATTCAAAAGGACTGGAAATGTGCTCGCGTTCAATTAAAGTTTGGCCTCCGCACGCGCAACTACGTCGGCACAATTTTTGGGGGCAGTCAGTTTTCTGCTGTGGACCCTTTTCATATTGTCTTACTCATTAACATCTTCAAAAAGAAATATGTGGTCTGGGATAAAGCCGCAGAAATTAAGTTTAAAAAGCCCGGACGAGGTAAACTTAGAACTGAAGTGCGCTATGAAGATGAAGAAATTAAGTACATTCAGCAACAGGCTGAAGAACATGGTCGCTACGAATTTGTCAAAACAGTCGAGTGGATTGATGAAGAAGGCGATGTGGTTTCAACTGTCAGTAAAACTATCTACGTCGCAACAAAAGAGTATTTTCGTCAACGTCAGAAAGAAAAGTCCGAACGCAAATCTGTCAGCGACCAAAATTCATAA
- a CDS encoding DUF808 domain-containing protein: protein MAGTSLLALIDDIASTLDDVAVLTKVAAKKTSGVLGDDLALNAEQVSGVASERELPVVWAVAKGSVINKIILVPSALLISQLLPWLVTPLLMLGGAYLCFEGFEKVFEKLLHAWNKKSKNQSAELHLVPDLPVIDEAQKIKGAIRTDFILSAEIVVIALGTVTAEPLLRQFLVLAGIATVMTIGVYGLVAAIVKLDDAGLYLNQKHHSRFSQILGSSIVTAAPRLMKALGVVGTIAMFLVGGGILVHGISYLHHMQVQMSSVTSSGLSLVTGIVGGGLVFLLVKWILKPLRQWLRPS, encoded by the coding sequence ATGGCGGGAACCAGTCTTTTAGCATTGATTGATGATATTGCTTCAACATTAGACGATGTTGCAGTGTTAACAAAAGTAGCAGCGAAAAAAACCAGCGGAGTTTTAGGCGACGATTTGGCCTTGAATGCAGAACAAGTGTCAGGCGTAGCTTCTGAGCGTGAGCTTCCAGTGGTGTGGGCTGTGGCTAAAGGTTCGGTGATTAATAAAATTATATTAGTTCCATCGGCCTTATTAATTAGTCAATTACTTCCATGGTTGGTGACACCTCTGTTGATGTTGGGTGGAGCTTATCTGTGTTTTGAAGGCTTTGAAAAAGTTTTCGAAAAACTTCTGCACGCGTGGAATAAAAAATCCAAAAATCAATCTGCTGAATTGCACCTTGTTCCGGATTTGCCCGTGATCGATGAAGCGCAAAAAATTAAAGGTGCGATTCGTACCGATTTTATTTTATCAGCCGAGATCGTGGTGATCGCCTTAGGAACTGTCACGGCAGAGCCTCTGCTAAGACAGTTTTTAGTATTGGCGGGTATTGCGACCGTGATGACGATTGGGGTGTATGGTTTGGTCGCGGCTATCGTGAAATTAGACGATGCTGGTTTATATCTAAATCAGAAACATCATTCGCGCTTCAGTCAAATTCTAGGAAGTTCTATTGTGACTGCGGCTCCTCGCCTGATGAAGGCATTAGGAGTTGTGGGAACCATCGCGATGTTTCTTGTGGGTGGTGGTATCCTTGTGCATGGAATCTCTTACTTGCATCACATGCAAGTTCAGATGTCGAGTGTGACGTCTTCAGGGCTTAGCCTTGTTACAGGAATTGTGGGCGGCGGTTTAGTTTTTCTTTTAGTGAAGTGGATTTTGAAGCCACTTCGCCAGTGGCTCCGTCCCTCATAG
- a CDS encoding methyl-accepting chemotaxis protein codes for MRASRKADNKVHDITEVITAKNTGGQSAILDAVYRSQSVVEFQPDGSIVSANENFLNLLGYTQEELKGQHHRLFCEPAHVESLVYRQFWEKLSKGETCSGEYKLKSKSGLDVWVTASFNPIQDRTGKIVKIVQFATDITESRTELKVRTDIMNMTSIVSEANLRGDITNINDKYVEVSKYSREELLGQPHNITRHPDMPKETFKEMWSTIGKGQMFRGVIKNRAKDGTPYYVDAVVAPIMGENGKPKKYLGVRYDITQAELERQYIAQHLSGILQAIDSSFAYIEFDTGGHVLTYNKNFQDAMEYAENEVKGQHHRNFCDPAEASSPDYVKFWADLKAGQPKKGIFRRFSKSGKEIFLQAVYAPVRNDEGHVNKIIKIAIDVTEQQIINEIQEIASSLGSSSAELTTTATEMSKVANQASKESDSAAVSAEGVSAGVQTVATNMEEMVASIKEIGRSTSESAQMAKSTLERAQESNAIITKLGSSSKEIGDVVKVISSIAQQTNLLALNATIEAARAGEAGKGFAVVANEVKELAKQTAKATDDITQKISAIQNDTQGAVTAIGSIAQAIEKLNGLSTVVATAVEEQTATTNEISRVVLESQKSVENIASTVKVVSQTAHASNVSSEKTLVAAKDLSLLADKLSDLVKKAHK; via the coding sequence ATGAGAGCTAGCAGAAAAGCAGACAACAAAGTTCACGATATCACAGAAGTTATCACAGCAAAAAATACAGGTGGTCAAAGTGCCATTCTAGATGCTGTTTACCGCTCACAGTCTGTGGTTGAATTTCAACCAGATGGATCTATTGTTAGTGCCAATGAAAACTTTCTAAATCTTTTGGGTTACACTCAAGAGGAACTTAAAGGACAACATCATCGTCTTTTCTGTGAACCAGCTCATGTCGAAAGTTTGGTCTATAGACAGTTCTGGGAAAAACTAAGCAAAGGTGAAACTTGCTCTGGCGAATACAAACTAAAATCAAAATCAGGCCTTGATGTTTGGGTTACTGCTTCTTTTAATCCTATCCAAGATCGCACGGGCAAAATAGTTAAGATTGTACAGTTCGCAACAGACATTACAGAATCTAGAACCGAGTTGAAAGTTCGTACAGACATTATGAATATGACAAGTATCGTGTCTGAAGCCAATTTACGCGGCGACATCACCAACATTAATGATAAATACGTGGAAGTTTCAAAATACAGCCGCGAAGAGCTATTAGGTCAGCCTCATAATATCACTCGCCATCCAGATATGCCCAAAGAAACTTTCAAAGAAATGTGGAGCACTATCGGCAAAGGCCAAATGTTCCGTGGTGTTATCAAAAATCGCGCGAAAGATGGCACACCTTATTATGTTGATGCTGTTGTCGCACCAATCATGGGTGAAAATGGCAAACCAAAAAAATATCTTGGAGTTCGTTACGATATCACTCAAGCAGAACTCGAACGCCAATATATCGCACAGCACTTAAGCGGCATCTTACAAGCAATCGATTCATCATTTGCTTATATTGAGTTCGACACTGGCGGACATGTTTTAACTTACAATAAAAATTTCCAAGACGCGATGGAATATGCAGAAAACGAAGTTAAAGGTCAACATCACCGCAACTTCTGTGACCCTGCCGAAGCCAGCAGTCCTGACTATGTAAAATTTTGGGCGGATTTAAAAGCGGGACAACCGAAAAAAGGTATTTTCAGACGTTTTTCAAAAAGCGGTAAAGAAATCTTCTTACAGGCGGTCTACGCTCCTGTTAGAAACGACGAAGGCCATGTTAATAAAATTATTAAAATTGCTATCGACGTAACCGAGCAACAGATCATCAACGAAATTCAAGAGATCGCTTCATCTTTAGGAAGCTCTTCTGCTGAATTGACAACAACTGCTACTGAAATGTCAAAAGTGGCAAATCAAGCAAGTAAAGAGTCTGACTCTGCGGCAGTATCAGCCGAAGGTGTTTCTGCTGGTGTGCAAACAGTAGCAACGAATATGGAAGAAATGGTCGCTTCTATTAAAGAAATCGGCCGTTCGACAAGTGAGTCAGCTCAAATGGCGAAATCCACTTTAGAAAGAGCTCAAGAATCTAATGCAATCATTACAAAATTAGGTTCTAGCAGTAAAGAAATTGGTGATGTTGTAAAAGTGATCAGTTCGATCGCTCAACAAACCAACCTCTTAGCTCTGAATGCGACAATTGAAGCTGCCCGCGCTGGTGAAGCTGGTAAAGGTTTCGCAGTTGTGGCCAACGAAGTGAAGGAACTGGCAAAACAAACGGCTAAGGCAACTGATGATATCACACAAAAAATCAGTGCTATCCAAAATGACACTCAAGGTGCTGTAACCGCTATTGGCAGCATTGCCCAAGCTATCGAAAAACTAAATGGTCTATCAACTGTCGTTGCAACGGCTGTCGAAGAGCAAACAGCTACAACAAACGAAATTTCACGCGTGGTTCTAGAATCACAAAAAAGCGTAGAAAACATTGCGAGCACTGTAAAAGTAGTTTCACAGACAGCGCATGCAAGCAACGTCAGCTCTGAAAAAACGTTAGTGGCGGCAAAAGATTTAAGTCTTTTAGCAGACAAACTTTCAGACTTAGTTAAAAAAGCACACAAGTAA
- a CDS encoding DUF2905 domain-containing protein codes for MDSTAKALIVFGFILIAAGIGWHFGWIQSLKIGQLPGDIHIKRDNMQIYFPITTGLLIGALISLISWLFK; via the coding sequence ATGGACTCTACAGCAAAAGCTCTTATTGTCTTCGGCTTTATATTAATCGCAGCAGGTATTGGCTGGCATTTCGGTTGGATTCAGTCTTTAAAAATTGGACAACTTCCCGGAGACATTCACATCAAACGCGACAATATGCAGATTTATTTTCCTATCACGACTGGTTTATTAATTGGTGCACTAATCAGTTTAATTTCTTGGTTGTTCAAATAA
- a CDS encoding MGMT family protein, with product MKSKQPRELTPFTKKVIQVIKKIPKGRVASYGQIATLAGNSGGARGVVWILHSCSDAYDLPWHRVVNSQGLIAIPADRKHHREQRKRLLDEGVLFLSASHVDFKKFQWSKTIPKTSLKKSPKKTNLRKPQMFR from the coding sequence ATGAAGTCTAAACAGCCCCGCGAACTGACGCCTTTTACTAAGAAAGTAATTCAAGTTATCAAAAAAATTCCTAAGGGACGTGTTGCCAGCTATGGCCAAATTGCCACTTTAGCAGGGAACTCTGGTGGAGCCCGTGGCGTCGTCTGGATTCTACATTCCTGTTCTGATGCCTACGACCTTCCTTGGCATCGAGTGGTCAACTCACAAGGACTTATTGCCATTCCTGCAGATCGCAAGCACCACCGCGAACAGCGCAAACGCCTTTTAGATGAAGGGGTTTTATTTTTATCCGCAAGCCACGTCGATTTCAAAAAATTTCAATGGAGCAAAACAATTCCCAAGACTTCCTTAAAGAAGTCCCCTAAGAAAACGAATCTGCGCAAGCCTCAGATGTTCCGCTAG
- a CDS encoding pirin family protein encodes MKKLVLKQRGDRPHWVGDGFPVRSIFTYNDLAHQISPFLLMDYAGPAEFPPAEDNHIRGVDSHPHRGFETVTVVYHGEVEHRDSSGGGGIIKPGDVQWMTAASGLVHEEKHGKEFSKKGGRFEMVQLWVNLPQKDKMSKPRYQGIKNEQIPVVTLHDADKSDVVAGTLRLIAGEFRNTSTTIGPAKTFTPINLWDIQVKAGSRVRLPVVEGRTATLFVLKGQIQTPSVDTTGASGPSAGVTTVNEAELAIFERSSTEVEFTVTQDSQLLFMGGEPIEEPIVGYGPFVMNTTAEIYQAFDDFNSGKMGEISNIEGTE; translated from the coding sequence ATGAAAAAACTCGTATTAAAACAAAGAGGCGATCGTCCACACTGGGTCGGAGACGGCTTTCCTGTGCGCTCAATTTTCACATATAACGATTTAGCCCATCAAATTTCACCATTTTTATTAATGGACTATGCTGGTCCGGCAGAGTTTCCTCCTGCTGAGGATAACCATATTCGTGGAGTCGACTCACATCCCCATCGTGGTTTTGAAACAGTCACTGTCGTTTATCACGGAGAAGTGGAGCATCGTGATTCCTCTGGTGGCGGTGGCATTATCAAACCGGGCGATGTGCAATGGATGACGGCGGCCTCTGGTTTAGTACATGAAGAAAAACATGGTAAAGAATTTTCTAAAAAAGGTGGCCGTTTCGAGATGGTGCAGCTTTGGGTGAACTTACCGCAAAAAGATAAAATGTCGAAACCTCGTTATCAGGGAATTAAAAACGAACAAATTCCTGTAGTAACATTGCACGATGCAGATAAGTCAGATGTGGTAGCTGGAACTTTGCGTTTGATCGCAGGTGAGTTCCGCAATACGTCTACGACAATAGGCCCTGCGAAGACTTTCACGCCGATCAATCTGTGGGATATTCAGGTGAAAGCGGGAAGTCGTGTACGCCTTCCTGTAGTTGAAGGGCGCACGGCGACTTTGTTTGTGTTGAAAGGACAAATTCAAACTCCGTCTGTAGATACGACGGGTGCGTCTGGTCCTTCAGCGGGAGTGACTACAGTAAATGAAGCTGAGCTGGCGATATTTGAACGCTCGTCTACTGAAGTGGAATTTACTGTCACGCAAGATAGCCAGTTGTTATTCATGGGTGGTGAACCGATTGAAGAACCAATCGTGGGTTACGGACCATTTGTGATGAACACAACGGCGGAAATCTATCAAGCTTTCGATGATTTTAACTCAGGTAAAATGGGTGAAATTTCAAATATTGAAGGCACGGAATAG
- a CDS encoding DoxX family protein translates to MMHYFLLEMPDYWLDIAALILRLFIGVCFVIHGLGKLGVVGSGNMAGFEGWLKSLNVPFPALQARAAMVTEILGGVLIAIGLFTRVGTVACIFVMLVAAVVGHKGGGYLITNNPPGNEYTVNLAAVLVAMTLIGPGAFSLDALLFPMPL, encoded by the coding sequence ATGATGCACTATTTTTTGTTAGAAATGCCAGATTATTGGTTGGATATTGCAGCCCTTATTCTACGTCTTTTTATTGGTGTTTGTTTTGTGATTCATGGCTTGGGTAAGTTGGGTGTTGTGGGCTCTGGAAACATGGCAGGATTTGAAGGCTGGCTAAAGAGTTTGAATGTGCCCTTCCCTGCATTGCAGGCTCGCGCCGCTATGGTGACCGAAATTTTGGGTGGTGTGCTTATTGCCATCGGATTATTTACCCGTGTGGGAACTGTGGCCTGCATTTTCGTGATGCTCGTTGCGGCGGTGGTCGGTCACAAAGGTGGTGGCTACTTAATCACCAACAATCCCCCAGGCAACGAATACACTGTGAACTTAGCGGCCGTCTTAGTTGCGATGACTTTGATTGGACCGGGGGCTTTTTCTTTAGATGCCCTTTTATTCCCTATGCCGCTATAG